The stretch of DNA GTTTAAACAGATGCATTAATTAATGTAAAGGAAAATGACTGACAGTTATTGAAGTCTTACTGTTCCTACATCCATTCAGTCACTGAGCTCATTTCTGAGCACTGACGAGGCTTTTCACAGCACCACTACAGGACGTAACCGTCATCTGGAGTCTAGTCACGCAGGAAGCCATATTAGATTTTCAAACCGAAATTGGatttgcaaacacacacatacaaacacacacatagcagCACTGCAGGAAGAATGATGGGAAATGAAGTCACACCTGACACAGATACGGAGAGCTCTTTACCGACGGTAGGCGTGGTGGCAGCACTCAGGGAGTTGGTAGAGGAGATAGAGGAGGTACTCTCAGCACGGGCCAGCGGCGCGATGGGTGGGGGGCTTGAAGAGTGCACCGGAGGGCTGAAGGGCCGATTCTGAGAGGACGGGCGAGGAAACAGGGGCAGGGGTGATGCAAACAGGCATGGTAAATCAGTCTTGGAGAGCAAGGGACTCAATCAAGGCCTCTGTAGTAGAGTTGCTAATGTTGTAATGCTAATATCTTCTGTTGCGCACAGTGTTTTGATTTTAACTGCAGTAACCTCTGATTGAGGACCACATATATCCTCAGTCAGATTATAAGTATAATTataagtatccagacaccccttctatttaatatattaacacattttttttattatttttatatcttAAACAGAGCTACTAAGCCATTATTATGGTGTCTCTGTAGCAAATCTGAACTTATTTACACTCTGAAAGTCAATAACACTTGTACTTtggccaggggtgcccaaacttctgCATAAGACCATATGTGCAATCACTGACCTAAGATGAGTAGAAGGAGTGTGTTATTGTGCTGCAGAATGTTTGAGCTGCACATACCACATCCCCTGCACTCGCTTTCCCAGGAGCCAGTTTGGGGCGGGAGGGTGGCCGAGGCGGGGGAGGGGGAGGGCTGCTAGCAGCCAGTGGCGTTGCTGGGCGTGCAGGGGAGGAGGAGCCTGCGGATCAAGGGTATATCATTAAAACATTCTCCAGTAGGAAAGGAATGCCATGCATCGAGGCCATTTGCTGAGCTTAAAAGCAATTTAAAGCAAAGTCATTCACAATGACCAAAAGATTATACTTTACATATAGCATCCACATGTAATCTGGCATTAGGCCAActcacacaccaacacaacTTATTTCATTTTCATCTCCTTGAACCCAGTCAGTGTAAGCTTGAACATGGATATATTTGAGTATTATGGTGGAAGAAATGGGTTGAATGTCATACTAATAAGCGTAAAGCGCAACTCAGGAATGGCCTGTTAACGAGCTGATTAGATTGATCAGGGAAACGCCTAATTGTTGTGTTATTGTTTAACTGTTACATCAAATGTGCCAAATAATAAACACAGGCTTTATTTAATGGttcatgtttttaattttaataaccCTTTATTTAATATTCCATAATATTTAATGCTTTAATATTCCATATAACTGAGATAttactttttacatttagtGAGGCTTAAGATGTTACTGTTaattaaaaaaggtaaaaaaaaaaaaaggtgccatatttgtcactgtacagtgtacactgtacagcgaaatgtgtcctccgcatttaacccatctgtggtagtgaacatacacacacacacactagtgaactaggggcagtgagtacacacacacccagagcggtgggcagccaactccagcacctggggagcagagaaggtaaagggccttgctcaagggcccaacagtggcagcttgccgagcccggaaatcgaacccacaaccctgttatcgatagcacggcgctctaaccgctgagccaccactgcccgatgaatgattaattaagataaacatttaaacatttagttATGCTTAATAATGTCAGTGTCAATTAATATTTAGTTGAGACATTACATAAccatttattaatgtttattactgTTGTAAGTACTGTTAATTAATGTACCCTTATTGTAAAGTGTTACCAgattatttacaaaataataatgttaCATACTTTACAATTATAAGAACTTTTATAATTATAAGAAGTTTCAAAGACTCTGTATTTTGGAACTAGTGTGAATAATAAGATTAAAAACAGCTACTTAAGCAACAATAtgcagtttaacagtttaactGTGCTTCCTCCAGCCTAGTTGTTAGCCTAATTGTAGTTTCTTGATATTCTACACCCCActgcattatgggaaatgtgcATTTGCGAAAACTGTCTTTTATTAATGGAGGATGTGATTTTATGTAACTATATTTCCAGCTCTCACTTTTACTCACAATTAGCCATTGTTCAGCTAATTTCACAGAGATTTGCAACTTCCTAAGATAATTTAAACCAACTGTGTAAGTGTAAATTTCATTCTGCATTCCCTATTGATGTATCAGTGTGTTTTCCTCTGCTTACTGAGTACTtcatgatatggacaaaatatgATATAACGATCATACAGTTAATAGTGCTAACTTACAATATATTAAAGGGATTGCAGAAAAATGCACAGTGGTTTTACACACCCATTTACAATCCTGTTATTTGGCCCAAGAATAAaacaagtgtttttttcttAACGAATAGGGCTGCTATCCTGTCTGGTGGTGATGAGCATGCTCAACAGTGTTAGTGATGAACATATTGGGAAAGACTGACATGTAAAACTGACTAGAGGAAGAACACTGGTGTATGTGAATTTAGTAGTGTTTAAGGTTCACTGTATGTCAGTTCCATGCAACAAACTCTCAACTACGACAAGTTCAATGCAGTTCTCCATTCTAGGCCGTCTTCAAACAGATAAGCGAGCCTTTTATTTGAAGAAATGGACTTTATGATAATGTTAATGGCTGCTGCTTGACTATAATGCTATGCTGCTATGATATGATATGCTATGATACCTGCTATGATAATGTTAGAGCCTTCCATTTGAATATTAGGCTTTTTGCTCAATCACACAAAGACTCAATGAAGTCAGACATTTCCTGGACATAAATTaggcctagtcttggactaaattACAGTGCCAATGTTGAATTACCTTTGTAAATGGTTAGCAGGAAATGTTCAAGCTTAATCTGGGTGTAGGCACctaattttcacattttaatttTTCTGCAATATCAAATACTGCAACAACATTTATGAACTCACCGCTGCCACTGCCTCCACTACCAGCTCCTGGGACTGGCCCAGGGGATGACACCACAGCCCTGTATGTgggaggtggagggggtggtggtgttgaTCGGGGGCCCTGACCAACTTCTTTGGGTGAAGCACTGTTTTCGCTTAGGTCCTCTTTTGGATGGCCCTCCTCTGGGCTTGTCTTCTCTTCCTGATTGAAAACCAGTGGTGTGGGGATTGTACGTGCATTTGTCTCTAGAGTGCTGGGTGGAGTGACGGCTGAGCCGGACCCCGCCTCCACAGCTTGGGTAGGTGGAGTCAATGTTGTATTGGGCGTGGTCGGCTCATCTGGTGGAGGTGGGGCCTCTTCCTCTGGAGGTGGTGGGACTGTAGGGGGAGAGGGAGTGGCTTCTTTTGGAGGTGGAGGAATAGCTGGAGGAGACGGTATGCTCTCTCTTGGTGATTCAGTTGGAGGAAGGGGAGGGGCGGGCTCTTCTGGAGGAGGTGGGGACTTTGGTAAAGGAGAGAGTGGTTCTTCAGGTGGGGGCGGGGATTTAGGTAACGGTGGGGCTGGCTCtgctggaggtggaggagaTGTGGGGAACGGTGGGGCTGGTTCGGCTGGAGGAGAGGGTGGTCTTTCTGGAGTTTCGTCGTTGAAGCACACCCACGTGTCTGCAGCATTGTCAGTGGGTTTGGGGGAGTCCGCCGGACCAAAGATGTTGTCCAGATCCGCTATTGAGGGCCTGTGTTGGGTGGGCACTGGAATGTCCTCTGCTTTTACGTCTGTGTCAGCTAGCACATGGGCATTGCATGAAAGCAGAGAAATTATTAggatacactttttaaaaattattttaaccAAGTTTATAATTTTAACAGTGATTCCAGGTGAGGGCTAACACCTGATTCCTAAAAGCTAGCTATCTTTTCAAGTCTGCAGCTCAGGCTAGCTCTTTGGAAAGCTGAATATGTTTCGAGGAGACTGTTAAGTGATTAGTTGGCACTGTACCCATGAATAGCGGTAGAGGATATAAGGCCAATTTTCCCACTCAAAAAACAGTACACTGACTGACCGAAGTAGAGAGGAGGGTCAATTCTGCTCTATTGGACCCCTGACTATGGCATATTACCAGTTGCGCCAACTGAGATTCTGTAGTGCTGATATATTCAAACCTTTTCCTTATGAGCCCTCTTTCCCAGTTTCACATAAATACTTTTGGAAGTAAAGTGATCTTTCGGAAAGGTAATGAACTTACCTGTTGACCCATGACATGTCACATAATTCTAAATttgacaatttatttatttcacaacaaaaataaaaacatcctATGGGACATCCTATgtatattaattcattcatgcCCCACTAGGATACCCTCCAGAACAGTTTGGTGAGTTCTTGGCTTAAACACATGTACTAAACTTGGTCCCTGACTGAGATGAATCAAGTGTGTTTGAGTAAACTGTGCACTTCAGGACAGGAATTGAAGAACTCTGCGCTAGAAGCTACACTTTTCCGACAGTAGGAGAGAAatagaaaagacagaaagatgagAAGACCAAAGCacagaaaagaaagtcagtgaTAAATGGAACAGAACTCTGAGACATTGCTGGTGTTCTAggtaaaaaataatattcaaGATGCTCATGATCTCAGCATAGCACACAAGACAAGGTGAAATGAGGGTAACATACAGTGGAGGAAGAAGCACTGGCTTGAGGGACGGCCTTACCAGCAGATTCTGTGGTTGGAGAGTTGCTTGGAGGGGGGGAGGTCGGCACATTCTTGGGTGGAAGCGGAGGTAGCGCTGCAATGACATCAGGGCAGCTGAGACAAGCTTTCTCAATCGTCTCGTAGCAGTTGGACATTATGCCTGCGCTACACTAACTCGACTGCTTCCATGCCTAAATCACCATGCATAGGCAAGGTCTCACTCAGTTGATGCAAGGAGAAACTGGGAAGAGCTGAGGCATGGGATGATTACCTCAGAGAGAGGATGACAACACTTCACTCTCTGTGGCCCACCAGTTCACTTTAAATAACAGTCCAGTAATTGGTGTACTGGACCCATTTCAAATCTGCTACTGAAAACACTTTATTTGACTGAactttatgttgttgttttttttattacagtgtgaATTAATGGAAAAAATGCCATTTAACCCTAACATGTTAGAAGACACATGTGCAACACAAATGCAACAGCTACATTAACTCTGAAAGAACTTAACCAGTAGGTCAAAGTTTCTTTTTTGGGATCCTGGTATCCTGCAGTACACTATCCAAATAGCACAGAATACCACTATATCCTATATTACTAGGCACTGAGCTGCGATAGGCCTAAATAACAGAACTAGACAGGCAGACAAGTTCTGTTTCTATCATAATACAGGTCCATCAAATATTGCTTACATATAGCTACGCAAAAGTCACACTGTCCACAATTGCACCATTATAGTACAAAAGATTTGCACATTTACTATTCTTTGTATAAATTAATCTTTCACACATACATTTGGGTCCAAAAGTATGAGGCCACTATATGTTTTTTGCACATGTACAATACATACAATGTACATGAATTACaatttttacaaattatttaaagTATCCCCTTAAATACTGGACTTCACAAGGTTATGCAAAATTCCTTTGATGACTAGATCACATCCAGTATGTGTAGAATACTtcacttttatttaaaattttaaatacttcaaaattaaaaaatattttatttattagtttaagGGGGGGGGATAATAATCGAATGTGGTCTCAGACTTTTGCAGCTAAAGCAAATGCTTTAACTAAAGCTTAATGAATTCGTAGACTTAGAAAATAGGCCACATCAAGTAAACTGTCATCATAGGAGATTGCCACAGGCAGAACTGGATGACTTAAGGGATGCAAGTTTGATTGGCTTTCCTGGCTAATGATTTGTGAAATTAGTGGGTTAATGGAGGCTGCACAGGGGGGAAAAAgttaatgaaaaacacattcCCAGCCGATTTTTCACTCAAACGACCATTTGAGAGGTATGAGGGGAAGTTCATGAACCCAAATGAGAGGCAGCCCGTGCCACATGATCGGAGACTTACTTCCTGACGGAAAAGGTCTTCCCAGAGTAGAGTCTGGGTTTTGGTCACGTAAAGGAGCACCCCAAACCTCAGGTTCCTCTATCACCACTAGTGTATGGACAACACACACCCAATGGAGAGCAGTGTTAGCTACTGTATAGCTCGGAAATGGTTCCTGGTCTTTCCTCAAATACTCCGATAGCCATGTATGATAATACTATCTGGGACCTAACCAAGCTGTAATCTTGATGCATAAGAAGTGTCCATTCTCTATTGTTAAAATCTTTTTAACAAGATAATGGACACTTCTTATGCATCAACTGATTTTATGCTTAGTAAAACAAACAGTAAGTAAGTGCTGTATGACAGTAGTATGAGTGTGAGTCTCTGAAACAATAATTTTATAAGAGTGcatttaatgtacattaaaatGAAGAGATTTCATTTTCACTGGTCCATCCACTAAATGTAAACGGCAGCTGGTATTTTTAAAATGGGGCaaacaattaaaaacaacaaatggaATTACAAAGTGCTGATATGACAGCAGTTGTGTTTTCCATAATCTGAAGACACACaccacataaataaatgaacacaaatatTAGAGAATGAGAGTGTGAAGGTAAAGGGCACAGTGGTCTACTGGGCATCTGCATTACATTATAGCAAGTATATTttaaagcaaaaacatcatctTTTAGACCAAAATGATACACTGATTTTCATTTGCATGGCCTCTAGCTCTGCTGAGTGATAGTCATTTGAAAATTTCTGCTGGCTTCATATTAGGCAGATGCTAATTCTTCAGCATTGCTCAGGCATACTCTACATTATCCTACCATATTCCAGCCTTATGTACATGACTCCAGACAGAACATCATTCAAACCCTGTTCCATCTATAAAGGATAAGATAAAGCTTTGTACCTTCAGTCTTCTGCTCTTCAAAGGCTGTCTCCAGTGGAGGGCCAAATAAGGCTGTTGCGTCCTCTGGCACTGGAGATTTCTTACTGCTgaaatggagaaaaaaacagGCAGATACGCATGAGTCATACACATTCATCCTCTCCAGGAAAGACATACTGAAGCTCTAGTCTCAACCACTCTGCACCCATTTCCAGGGTAAGCCTCTTTCATCGTTCTGCCTGTCTCTTCGTTTATGACACATAGAGTCATAGAGATCTGAAGAGCTTTAATATCGTCTAATATAATGCTAAaccttaaaatgaaaaaagatatatatatcaTTTGCACAATTAATAGGCAAAATAAATTAACTAATTATTACTAGTAACAACCCTAAGTGACCCAAAGTGTAAATAAGTGCACGTTCCTTGTAGAGAAAACATGTACGTATGTACCTGGGAGGCTGAGGTGCAGGCGCGGATGCAAGTACAGGTATAGGTGAGGGGACCGAGACTGGGGCAGCTGTGGGAATAGAACGTCTTGGTCGTGCAATTTCATCACCTGAGGACAAAATAAAATGATCAAAGTTTAGTTTGAAAGACATCGACTCTTGCTTGTACACCAGTAGTTTAATTAAATTTTCACACTGTATTTTAAATGAAAGGAGACCACAGCATTCATTTTGGAGACTAATTTGCAAAGTCATTGACATTTTACAAAATATACTCACTAGGTGCATTTCTTTTTGCCAAACCCTGGAACAAAACAGAAAACCAAAACATTCagtcacacacaaatacatacatcaACCACAGACATATCCATCACTGAGGGCTAATGTTGAACAAATGTTTACTGTAGTTCAGGACTGTGTGGAAGAAGTACTTTCTCACTCAATAGACTACAGGATAGTTCTCCATTGAACAACTGCGTCACAAGAATCGGCCATGGTTAGCAGGTGGGCGCTATGGCCAAAATATATCATGTAATAATTGTGTGTATTATTATATCATGAATTAGGTTTTACCATGCTTTTTTTTGCGTTAACATTAACAGTGAGTTATGATTTTGTTATTCTGAGATTGTTTCTGTGTAGATTATTCTGTCAATGCCAATTCTCACCCTCTCCCATCACACAATGTAACCTCTGGGAGGGTGTAGACTAGCACGTGCTAGCTCCATGAGAGTAAAGACAGCAAACCACTTCTTTTGGATCTGCCATTAATGCTAATTATCAGACAGCTAAACACTCTTGGAGGGGAACATTAATCTCCATTTCTATTATGTTAGTAAACAGATGCCCACATTAGCAAGTATGATTCTGAGTGAGGGGTAAGCCACCCTACacaattatgctctcttggactaTCGGCCATGGATGGCTGcaaatttaataaacaaaaaaaataaatagactaATATGGATATTAATATAGACATACATTTAGttttattcaatatatatatcattacaTTATTATGTAGTGCTCCTTTGCATACTACATAGTTGCCTTGGTGAGAAATGCTTCAAATTATTTCTCCTTCACACTCTTTCGTCTCAGTAGGACTCTGAATAAATCTACTCAACTAATAATGAAAAGGCTTTCGCTAAATCACGGAGGTAAGCAGTTTTGTGCTCACATGGGCACTCCAGTCATTATGGGCCAGCACAGCAGCTCAGGTTACAACACATTAATAAATGACCTTGGTAATGTAGCCCTGCCTTGCACATGCATGCCTGAAGATACTGAACCAAGACAAAACTAATCTTTATTAGCTTCTGCAGTTTTACCACAGTATTTCACTATTCTGTACACAGTAATCACTGCATAGTCCTTGCAAACCAAAACCTGCAACAGCTACATCTGATAAGGCAAACAGAAAGCACAACAGAACAAGCAGGTTACTGTATTACACACAGCACTTACCGGGCTACGTCTCTGTGACCAgcaaaaaggaagagagaagagacaCCTGGTCAAAGAGTGACAAATCAGTAATACAGACTTTCATCAAAGTAAACCTCTGTCCTCATGCAGCACAGCACATTACCGTTTCACCCCCCAAAACCATGTCAGTGCATTAAAACTCGCCTACCAACCCAATTAGCAGACCCACAGAGGTGAGCCCCACCTGCAGAACGCAAGTTTTCAGAAAGCGGTAGATTTCATTTTTCAAAAagaaatattacatatagacaATATTGTTGGAAATTAAAGACAGATGTAGTATGAAAGTATCAAAACATACCATTTACTATAGAGTCCATATATGGAAGCTAAGCTGCCAAAACAGCCTACAGTCAATGAAATGATTTCATGATGTTCAACATCCACCTACATCGGTTATGCTTTGCCCATTGATGTAAATATCATAAGGAtttttcagcctggactgctttttgaataaggCAATTcaatacagagcagccaatcagaacagaggttagAGCGGAGCAATATAATGacattttatcgtattgtgataaatattgttatcgtgataacaatatacttttctaagcatatggaggatactgttagtgcttaaaaaacactgatcagctgcaggtttcattactaacagtgtattTAGATTGGTTTCATTAGATGatgagcagcagatgttgaataaagaTCTACTCAGtctgggagagtatctgaaaaggagtttttaagaatctgtcgctactgatgaaTTTAATCTGTGATCACACTGAgtatgataaatattgtgtatcgcaaAAATAGTCTTTAAACATtctgatataatatttttaccatatcgcccagccctaatagaggtcatttacatattgctgctgtcagaACTAAACCTTGTGTCTCGGAAATGTATCACAGTTTAAATTCCTTCTATATCAATGTcaagatatttttttaaaaggtaTCTTGGACCACTGTGAAAATTTTAGTCagtgtaaagggcagctggtACTTACTTAAGGGCATTGCTTTGATAGTGACATTTCATCTAAGTCTAAGGGGCTAAATAGAGTTTGGAAAAGTGCCATGTACTAATGAATTCCACCTGTTATGGTACATAAGGCTATACAAATATCATATCTGGACtgcataaaaagtaaaatacaaGAAAGGTAGTTTTTGGAAGGCCTACATTACCAGTAAGTTTCAGAAGTACTTAAAATATACTAGTGACAAAAGCTAATCTGTAAATGTAATCTATGATGCCAATCTGTTAAACACTAAAGACACAAAAGCTAAAGTTCAAGCTACAAAGCCAGTGTAGCTAATCGTGCATGGAAGTCTGCAATACCATGCTAACTGCTGACTTCCAGGCCCTGCAGACTTCCACTTATTTAGACCACATTAGCATTTTCACACTGTGGACGATCTTTGGAAGAAAGGAGCAGTTAACTTCAGTTAGGTGAAAGACTGGGGGTGATGATAGTTAAAGGAGAGATGACAGGAAGCAGCAATGCTCTGTAAATCACAAAAAAGACTGGGATGAACTAAACATCCAAAAAACCAAAACTGACCATACTGTACTTCATTTAGCTTCTTTGGAAAAATAATAACCAAGCAAGTCCCCAAGTACTAATTAAAAACTCTCCTTTATCCTATTTCAGATGAGAGCCAAGATCTACAAACTGTCTTTCTccacccctttctctctcccccaacTCTGTACACACTTCTCAGTGTCAGTCTAGAGAGAATTCAAGGGGCAGTGAGTTTCAACTGATTATGATGATGTAACAGAGGCAAAGTCTAATCCTACTGGCTGGGCAGCGAAGTCACCACAGGtcacaaccaatcagagcacagCACTGCTGAACAGGAAGAGAGGCCTGCAATTAAATACTTCAACCAGAGCTCAATTGGGGGTAAAGCCTGCCTGCTCTGTACATTCATGAATAACTTTCTATATAGGGTGAATGAGGTCATTTGGTAAACGGCTGAACTTGTCACTGTATGCTTTCCCGTCTGTGTTACACCAGACAGTATTTCGAGCAAGTGCATTGACCACGACGGCCTTGATTACAACAATGATCCATCAGCTGTATTAAATCAAGCCAAATGCCAGAAAGTCCTGCAAACATGCTCATGCATATACAGAGCTATGTTTCCTGCGCTACGTTAATTACCCCAGCTTACACTGCTAATACTAATTCATGTTAGAGGTAAAACAGACGTCCAGCAGAGACGATTAGATGTTGCATTTTGCCTGAGGCACATGCAGAACTAGCTCCAACTGGCTCCACAACAACTGATATATACTCAGCTCCCACTAGGCCTGCCTCAGAAGCAGCACCAAACGGTCTGAACCGGGGGCACACCAAGCATAGGCCATGACCCCTCCACCAGGCTGCCAGAAGTAAGAGAGCACACGGCACTCCGGAACAGGGAGAGAGGTAAAGAGCTTACCGGACTGCTCCTCTGTGGAGGTCAgcgttagagagagagagagagagagagagagagagagagagacaggaaaaaaagaaaggacatATGTACTACATTAGTGCAAGAGCAGTAGCCGTTGTCATGGGCACGGTGGTAGAGGACTGTAGCTGAATGGAATGGTGAGGCAGCATGACGAAAACCTCAAAAAATCCTCTACTGTTGCCTTTAAAGGAGGTTGTTAAGGGAGATTATTAACTCTATGTCCTAAAGAATCCAGACAActactttaaagcagcattatgtagcatttatacattaaaataacagtattgacctgtaatagggagaatagcggAGCCAttattgctactctgggctcagcacGGCAGAAcctgcagtatgtaactttggcAAAGCGGGCAGGACATCGCTTGTGAGAACTGCATATTGCTGCGTAATCCTgaatcatattagtgtaaaatcctgtaatattactctacagcGTCAGCCCACATGCGTCTTTAACTTTCAGtggtggttctgtatctctcagcttgtaaaatgcatgtgaaaagtgtGTCCTTTCGTGGTACCTCAAAATTCCATTTTCCTACTTTAGGGAGAGAATTTTcaaataatgctgctttaaggatATTCTCCGCTAACTAAGTTGCTTACTAGCAcacgtgtgcacacacagcttgtacaaTCTCCATAGAAAATCAATGAAGATAAAATTGGaagctgcacatgagcctaTGGTCACCATGTCCAGTGCCAATCATTGAATTTCCTGGAGTGATGAAGTGCCATCAAATATATTTGGGATTAGCTGAAGTGACGTTCGCGATCCAGGACGCATCATCCAACCCATCAGTATCTGACCTCACGCACTTCAGGTTGAATGAAATGAAATCCTCACTGGAATGTTTCAATGCCTAGTGTTAATCCTTCCTAGTAAAGTAAAACCTGATACTGCTGCAAAGGAGTACAGACACGTAGTCTACCCAGACTCTGCTCCTTATCATCAAGTACACCTGTGTCTTGTTTTattatatgtctgtctgtatatgcCTTTATATTGTACTGGAGGGACATTTCATAATGCGgttatgttgttttttaatgtagcACTCAGCTTAAAATGAGACGTCACGGGCTTAACCCTTTAGCAAGCATGGCTCCACTTGGAAGGAGTCAAACATTAAgctttatttcttttaactaTTTGATTCATCAAAATCCATCCACTGATTAATCTTTTcacaacatacagtgcatcccTAAACCTTTCCATTtaaccttaaatggtgctgagGATGGTAAAGAACTGCAGCTGCGTTTGAAGCAAAAGAGCTCACTTCAGGAAGAccattagggttaggggtttcCAGAACTTGCAAAAGGGTTCAATAATTCAGCCTTATGGAGAACCTctgctttgtaaaatagttgTTGTAGTTCGCAAAGTCTTGTATGTTTTCTGTCCATGTAAATCTCAGCTGTATTCCATAACCTTGCCAATTACTGTccaattaaatgtatttcttgtattatttttttttgccaaacttTTTGTTTCTGGGCATGTTCCTAGTTCTTTTAGGTTTTGCTTCAGTTTCTGATCACAGATCTGCCTTTGTTTACAGTGTCTGCCTGTGTCATGACCCCTGCTTTGCCCTTTGACTACAATTCGAGATTCGATTTGTGTTAATAAAGTCATTACACGCCTGTGTCCTGCTCTCCTGACTTGCATATTTCAGTGACTAAATAATCATGGGCAATTCTAACACTGCAATATGTACGGAAAATCCTAAATAAAGACACCTATAAATACGCATTCAGAATCATGACACAGTACAAGAAATACTGTTGGCCAATGACTTCAGACAGCAGACGATTGTTGTTGGACTATCATTAAAGAGTTGGATGGATGAGTGACTGCATTCAAACGTCCCAACAGAGGAGTAGGccttattaataaaacatgagCACCACCTGCAACCCAACACCTGCACCTGTGTGCTATAATAGGAAAGCCTGTGGCTTTGTGTAACGTTTCAGCTGGAGCACAACCCCTTCGATACCTCTATCTTGACTCGGCCGACTGCATTAGCGCAGCACTTGAGAGAATACAACAGCCTACACAGATTTTCATTGCGTTCCCAACCAAAGCAAAGAAA from Salminus brasiliensis chromosome 7, fSalBra1.hap2, whole genome shotgun sequence encodes:
- the sgip1a gene encoding SH3-containing GRB2-like protein 3-interacting protein 1 isoform X8, which gives rise to MMEGLKKRTRKAFGIRKKEKDTDSTGSPDRDGGPPKKTNGAPNGFYGEIDWDRYNSPMVDDEGYSIRPDEDGATPKEKSHFFSSSESEEEEDHRKKFKIKIKPLPADNAEFVAPSVDELKASIGNIALSPSLLRRSPGLAKRNAPSDEIARPRRSIPTAAPVSVPSPIPVLASAPAPQPPSSKKSPVPEDATALFGPPLETAFEEQKTEALPPLPPKNVPTSPPPSNSPTTESAADTDVKAEDIPVPTQHRPSIADLDNIFGPADSPKPTDNAADTWVCFNDETPERPPSPPAEPAPPFPTSPPPPAEPAPPLPKSPPPPEEPLSPLPKSPPPPEEPAPPLPPTESPRESIPSPPAIPPPPKEATPSPPTVPPPPEEEAPPPPDEPTTPNTTLTPPTQAVEAGSGSAVTPPSTLETNARTIPTPLVFNQEEKTSPEEGHPKEDLSENSASPKEVGQGPRSTPPPPPPPTYRAVVSSPGPVPGAGSGGSGSGSSSPARPATPLAASSPPPPPPRPPSRPKLAPGKASAGDVNRPFSPPVHSSSPPPIAPLARAESTSSISSTNSLSAATTPTVGKELSVSVSGCSRGPSPLTMGAQDTLPVAAAFTETVNAYFKGTDPSKCVVKITGEMVLSFPAGITRHFANNPSPAVLTFSITNYSRLEHVLPNPQLLCCDTTQSNPNAKEFWVNMTNLMAHLKKVAEQKPQATYYNVDMLKYQVSAQGPQSTPLNLAVNWRCEPTSTDLRIDYKYNGNAMTTPVALNNVQFLIPVDGGVSKLQAVLPPAAWNAEQQRILWKIPDISQKSENGGVGSLLARFQLTDGPSKPAPLAVQFTSEGSTLSGCDIELVGPGYRFSLIKKRFAAGKYMADN
- the sgip1a gene encoding SH3-containing GRB2-like protein 3-interacting protein 1 isoform X4, which produces MMEGLKKRTRKAFGIRKKEKDTDSTGSPDRDGGPPKKTNGAPNGFYGEIDWDRYNSPMVDDEGYSIRPDEDGATPKEKSHFFSSSESEEEEDHRKKFKIKIKPLPADNAEFVAPSVDELKASIGNIALSPSLLRRSPGLAKRNAPSDEIARPRRSIPTAAPVSVPSPIPVLASAPAPQPPSSKKSPVPEDATALFGPPLETAFEEQKTEALPPLPPKNVPTSPPPSNSPTTESAADTDVKAEDIPVPTQHRPSIADLDNIFGPADSPKPTDNAADTWVCFNDETPERPPSPPAEPAPPFPTSPPPPAEPAPPLPKSPPPPEEPLSPLPKSPPPPEEPAPPLPPTESPRESIPSPPAIPPPPKEATPSPPTVPPPPEEEAPPPPDEPTTPNTTLTPPTQAVEAGSGSAVTPPSTLETNARTIPTPLVFNQEEKTSPEEGHPKEDLSENSASPKEVGQGPRSTPPPPPPPTYRAVVSSPGPVPGAGSGGSGSGSSSPARPATPLAASSPPPPPPRPPSRPKLAPGKASAGDVNRPFSPPVHSSSPPPIAPLARAESTSSISSTNSLSAATTPTVGKELSVSVSETDQPSLVWFDRGKFYLTFEGCSRGPSPLTMGAQDTLPVAAAFTETVNAYFKGTDPSKCVVKITGEMVLSFPAGITRHFANNPSPAVLTFSITNYSRLEHVLPNPQLLCCDTTQSNPNAKEFWVNMTNLMAHLKKVAEQKPQATYYNVDMLKYQVSAQGPQSTPLNLAVNWRCEPTSTDLRIDYKYNGNAMTTPVALNNVQFLIPVDGGVSKLQAVLPPAAWNAEQQRILWKIPDISQKSENGGVGSLLARFQLTDGPSKPAPLAVQFTSEGSTLSGCDIELVGPGYRFSLIKKRFAAGKYMADN